The Bacteroidota bacterium genomic interval GTGGACTGATTTTGTCCTCGCCGTGCGTGATGACTTTGTACTCGAAGCCAATGCTAAAGGGCAGGTTTACGTAGAGTCTAACAACCGCCTGACGTATGTGGCGCCGGCTGTAGCTGCCGCCTTTCCGGCCAGTAAATTTATCTTTTCACACAGAGATCCTTACCAGGTAATCCAGTCGGGCATGCGACGAGGTGCGTACGCTGGACCCAACATGGCCTGGAATTTTGCCCGTATTCGTCCGCGCGCAGGTGAGCCTTTTGCAGATTCCTGGGAAACGATGGCTCCGCTGGCTAAAGAAGCCTGGCGATGGGCGCGTATCAACCAGATTTCGATAGATTTTATAGAAACCCTGCCGGCTGGCCGAGGCATGGAGTTGCCGGCGCGTCGGCTGTTTGGTGGTTCAACCGAAATGATCCGCGAAATTTTTGATTTTATCGGTGTACCTTGCCCGGATATGGCTGATATCCAGCGTGTAATGGGCAAGAAAATGAACGCACAGGCGCACTTTAACGGCCTTTCGTTTGAATGGACCGCAGCAGACTATAAACTGGTTCGCCCATACATAGCCTCCGTGGCAGAAGCCCTCGGCTACGAACTTAAATAGCTTTTGCTCGCGAAATCAGTATAGCGATGACCCAACCTGCGCAACATACCAATACAGCTGTCCTGCCTGAATTATCAGGCGAAGTTGCTGCACGCGCACCTGTGTTTATTCTTGGTATGATGCCGCGCAGCGGGACCAATTTTTTGCACCGCCTGATTTGCCAGCATCCGGATTGCGGTGCCATCAACACAACACCGGTTCGCGAAGACTACCTGGTGCATCACAGCAAGTGGCTGGGGCGGTATATGAGCCGGCTTCAATGGCAATGGGGCAATTGGGGGGCAGATGCCGCCTTTGTGTCGCCCCTTGCCATATCTGTTGGCGAAGGGTTGACCAACTTTTTGGCGTCACTTTCTGATGCGCAACGTATCGTTACCAAAACCCCGAGTGTAGAAAACCTCGACGTTTTCTTTACCTACTTCGCCCAGGCGCATTTGCTGCTTATTGTACGCGACGGGCGCTCGATTGTCGCTTCCGGTATGTCGGGTTTTGGGTGGAATTTTGAAACAGCAACCCGAAAATGGCAGCAGACGGCCCGCACCATCCTGACCTTTCGCGAAAAGCACGCAGCGCACGCTGACAGATTCAAGCTGGTGCATTATGAAACGCTGAATACCAATACGGTAGAGGAGTTGGGCAGTATCCTCGAATTTCTAAATCTGGATGCTGCAATGTACAACTTTGATGCAGCATTGGATACGCCTGTTTATGGTTCTTCGTTTATGAAAGCGCAGGGGGATACGGTTTCCTGGAAGCCGCAGGAGAAGAAAAAAGACTTTGATACAAACCAGCGTTGGAAGACGTGGAGTGCGTTCAAGCACGCCCGCTTCAACTGGCTTGCCGGCAAAGAACTGGAAGCACTGGGGTATGCACCTGAAGGCCGGCTTAAGCCCGGTTTCTTCGGCTGCCTGCTGCATAAGACGCTCGATGTAGGCTATGTGCTCCGCCGGTTGCCTGGCCGGGCCCTGCGGGCGGTTCGCGAAGGGGCACGGGCTTTTGTAGACAGTATGAACGGCAAAGGCCGTGGCAAAGTAAACCTCAAAAAATAGGGCTGGGATACCATGGGTGCACCATTTTTTATCGTTGGCGCCAGCCGCTCCGGGACCACAATGATGCGGTTGCTGCTCAATGCGCACAGTCAAATTGGTGTACCGAAAGAAATGGCATATTTTGAGCGCTGTGCAATTGCTGGCGACCTCGATACCTGGCAACAACCTCGTTTCAAAAAGGGATCATATGAAGACTTCGTTCGCGCCTATTTGAAGAAAAAAAGTGTTGCGCTTGAAGGCCTTGATACAGAACAAATTGCGCAGGATATCCTCACTGAAACACCCCGCCTGGATGTGCCTATTCGAAAAGCGCTGGATGCCTGGGCCGTGAAAGAAGGCAAAACGGTTTGGGGTGAGAAGACGCCTAAAAACCTGTTCTACGTGGATTATATCCACAAAATGATGCCCGATGCCCGGTTCATCTACATCATCAGAGATCCACGTGCTGTTGTAAACTCGATGAATCGTTTTGCACGTTTTGTTGATGACAGCGTCTTGAATGCATACAATTGGTTGCAGGCGGCAACGTATGGCTATAACCTCTTTGAATCATCGCTGCCGGCTGAAAAAAAGCTTGTCATCAAGTATGAGCAACTTGTATCTGATGTGGAAAGTACCGCCCGGACGATCTGCTCGTTTCTTGATGAACCGTTTGAAGAGGAGATGCTGGCATTCTACCGCAAATCGCGTGGAGATCTGCATCCGAATGCAAACGAATTGGGAGGCGTGGGTACGCTTACGAAGCCCATTTCAACG includes:
- a CDS encoding sulfotransferase encodes the protein MGSLKKKIARQADRKLAQVQGKLRRILEGEAIAYKKANKLTLGKVYGEEGWDNMQCVFMLSTGRTGTQTMANVLKLSAKVLAEHEPRPRLVKSSFDAYMDVGSEDWMTRWTDFVLAVRDDFVLEANAKGQVYVESNNRLTYVAPAVAAAFPASKFIFSHRDPYQVIQSGMRRGAYAGPNMAWNFARIRPRAGEPFADSWETMAPLAKEAWRWARINQISIDFIETLPAGRGMELPARRLFGGSTEMIREIFDFIGVPCPDMADIQRVMGKKMNAQAHFNGLSFEWTAADYKLVRPYIASVAEALGYELK
- a CDS encoding sulfotransferase, giving the protein MTQPAQHTNTAVLPELSGEVAARAPVFILGMMPRSGTNFLHRLICQHPDCGAINTTPVREDYLVHHSKWLGRYMSRLQWQWGNWGADAAFVSPLAISVGEGLTNFLASLSDAQRIVTKTPSVENLDVFFTYFAQAHLLLIVRDGRSIVASGMSGFGWNFETATRKWQQTARTILTFREKHAAHADRFKLVHYETLNTNTVEELGSILEFLNLDAAMYNFDAALDTPVYGSSFMKAQGDTVSWKPQEKKKDFDTNQRWKTWSAFKHARFNWLAGKELEALGYAPEGRLKPGFFGCLLHKTLDVGYVLRRLPGRALRAVREGARAFVDSMNGKGRGKVNLKK
- a CDS encoding sulfotransferase, with protein sequence MGAPFFIVGASRSGTTMMRLLLNAHSQIGVPKEMAYFERCAIAGDLDTWQQPRFKKGSYEDFVRAYLKKKSVALEGLDTEQIAQDILTETPRLDVPIRKALDAWAVKEGKTVWGEKTPKNLFYVDYIHKMMPDARFIYIIRDPRAVVNSMNRFARFVDDSVLNAYNWLQAATYGYNLFESSLPAEKKLVIKYEQLVSDVESTARTICSFLDEPFEEEMLAFYRKSRGDLHPNANELGGVGTLTKPISTVSVEKWRKQLKPRDITLVEAVCADAMATHGYVPVGEKPGMAARIEVALKMRYCTWQQEKNSHLRSYQLAFKPFERTLRRFGLARK